In one window of Lewinella sp. 4G2 DNA:
- a CDS encoding TonB-dependent receptor yields MQSILSKISLLVVLLLTVGQLSAQSTLRTGSIQDQEGTPLIGASILLEGTSTGAITDLDGNFSITASPDDVLLISYTGYATQRITVGSSTNLPIVLETDSEMLEEIVVIGYGVQQKRDVTGAVSAIKSDDLDKTNAVTIDNMLQGKAAGLNITAPTAQPGGALSINIRGAISPNGDNSPLYVIDGLPISNNSSTEFNSTTGNFRGGFARSPLANINPNDIESIDVLKDASATAIYGSAAANGVILITTKKGSEGRTSINYSGTYSLQTPKDFIQPLNAQQFRENANLFAEEQYRFNNGIAPYGTGTDISGFTPFFTEEQLANVPESTDYLGLLLRNGTISDHNISVTAGTSKTKLFTSFNFYDQAALLKGSNFSRLSGRINLDQSFGERVTFSLGATYNVVKADNVATGQVGDIDSPSLLQSALQFAPDVPARTETGGFSSGYYTRTPNPLSFLEITNQNNSTRLLLTPKLKVEVTDWLDFNLTGGIDNTATERRFFVPVSAGFPTVPQGNGQLGNTKLNNYSTEGYLSFRKQFTDSRISAIVGAGFYRNTFTDFFLNAVGFSTDAFGLDNVGIAFNREQSSVGSNRTARNKLSQFNRINYTLKEKYIFQFTGRVDATSNFPEENAYGFFPGVSAGWLINEESFMDNLKWLNRLKLRAGYGTSGNESITANNNYASSLYSLTGAYRYLIGGQLFNTGFVQSQIGNPELKWETNVTINLGLDFSLFKGQRITGSLDYFRRTANDLLDFRVLPSSNAITLQAFNVGSTRSTGVEMTLRTQNVVSEKFNWSTLLTLGTARSTWVTRNPAVELEPYVKVDDPIRAQYGWRTNGLIRVGDEIPDHQPNAVPGNIRYVDLNDDGVLDINDVDYIGNYDPKGTFGLSNNLSYGNFDVSINIYGAYGQLTGDAFQSFVEPFTLTRAGAPTNVEVNTLNIFTSFNPEGIYPGFAVDVAAANNPSGANDYRFVENSYFARLKDINIGYQIPTQGIKAIQSARVFLNFNNLGFLTNIEGYDPEMERNNNPYPTALTTAFGVNLSF; encoded by the coding sequence ATGCAATCAATTTTATCGAAGATCAGCTTGTTGGTTGTTCTCCTCCTGACGGTGGGGCAACTTTCAGCGCAGTCCACTTTACGGACGGGGTCCATCCAGGACCAGGAAGGTACACCACTCATTGGGGCGAGTATTCTTCTGGAGGGAACGAGCACCGGGGCTATTACGGACCTGGACGGCAACTTCAGTATTACCGCCAGTCCGGACGATGTGCTCTTAATATCCTATACGGGATACGCCACTCAGCGCATAACAGTGGGCAGTTCTACCAATCTTCCAATCGTGCTGGAAACAGACAGCGAAATGCTCGAGGAGATTGTAGTGATTGGCTACGGCGTACAGCAGAAGCGGGACGTAACCGGTGCGGTATCCGCCATCAAATCGGATGACCTGGATAAAACGAATGCGGTAACCATCGACAATATGTTGCAGGGTAAGGCGGCTGGGCTGAACATCACCGCACCGACCGCCCAACCGGGTGGTGCGCTGAGCATCAATATCCGCGGGGCGATCTCTCCAAATGGAGACAATAGCCCACTGTACGTAATTGATGGACTGCCAATTTCCAATAACTCGTCCACGGAATTCAACTCTACCACGGGTAATTTCAGAGGTGGCTTCGCCCGGAGCCCATTGGCGAACATCAACCCGAACGATATTGAGTCCATCGACGTACTGAAGGACGCCAGTGCTACCGCCATTTATGGCTCGGCAGCAGCCAACGGCGTCATCCTTATCACGACCAAGAAGGGTAGCGAGGGGCGTACTTCGATCAACTACAGTGGTACCTACTCCTTGCAGACTCCGAAGGACTTCATTCAGCCGCTTAACGCGCAGCAGTTCCGGGAGAACGCCAACTTATTCGCCGAGGAGCAGTACCGCTTCAATAACGGAATCGCGCCCTACGGCACGGGAACGGACATTAGTGGATTCACGCCCTTCTTTACTGAAGAGCAACTGGCGAACGTACCCGAGAGTACGGACTACCTGGGGCTCCTGCTCCGCAACGGTACTATTTCCGACCACAATATTTCCGTAACGGCCGGCACGAGCAAGACGAAGCTCTTTACTTCGTTCAACTTTTATGATCAGGCCGCCCTGCTGAAAGGCTCTAATTTTTCCCGGCTTAGTGGGCGAATCAACCTTGACCAGTCCTTCGGTGAGCGGGTGACCTTTAGCCTGGGCGCTACCTACAACGTGGTGAAGGCGGATAACGTCGCTACCGGGCAGGTAGGTGATATTGATAGCCCATCGTTGCTGCAATCAGCCCTACAATTTGCTCCTGATGTACCAGCGCGTACCGAGACGGGTGGCTTTTCGAGCGGCTATTACACACGGACGCCCAACCCTTTGAGCTTCCTGGAGATCACCAACCAAAATAATAGTACCCGACTGCTACTTACGCCGAAGTTGAAGGTAGAGGTTACCGATTGGCTCGACTTCAACCTGACCGGTGGTATTGATAATACGGCTACGGAACGGCGTTTCTTTGTTCCCGTAAGCGCAGGCTTCCCGACAGTTCCCCAGGGTAATGGACAACTCGGTAATACCAAGTTGAATAACTACAGCACGGAGGGTTATCTCAGTTTCCGGAAACAGTTTACCGACAGCCGGATATCAGCTATTGTCGGGGCGGGCTTTTACCGGAATACTTTCACGGACTTCTTCCTGAATGCCGTCGGCTTCAGCACGGATGCTTTTGGCTTGGATAATGTCGGCATCGCCTTCAACCGGGAGCAGAGTAGCGTTGGCTCAAATCGGACGGCTCGGAATAAGCTTTCCCAGTTTAACCGCATTAACTACACGCTCAAGGAGAAATACATTTTCCAGTTTACGGGACGGGTGGATGCGACCAGCAACTTTCCGGAAGAAAATGCCTACGGGTTCTTTCCCGGTGTTTCCGCCGGCTGGTTGATCAACGAGGAATCCTTCATGGACAATCTCAAGTGGCTCAACCGACTCAAACTACGGGCGGGTTATGGCACTTCGGGTAACGAGAGTATTACGGCGAATAATAACTACGCTTCTTCGCTTTACTCCCTTACCGGAGCATACCGCTACCTCATTGGTGGGCAGCTCTTCAATACGGGTTTCGTCCAATCGCAAATTGGGAACCCGGAATTGAAGTGGGAAACCAACGTGACGATCAACCTCGGCCTGGATTTCAGCCTCTTCAAAGGCCAGCGGATTACCGGCTCCCTGGATTATTTCCGCCGGACGGCTAACGACTTGCTTGACTTTCGGGTATTGCCTTCGTCCAATGCCATTACCCTTCAGGCGTTTAACGTTGGTTCCACCCGAAGTACTGGCGTTGAAATGACGCTCCGTACCCAGAACGTGGTGAGTGAAAAATTCAATTGGTCCACCTTGCTTACGCTAGGCACGGCCCGGAGTACGTGGGTAACCCGGAACCCAGCGGTTGAATTGGAACCCTACGTAAAAGTGGATGACCCCATCCGCGCTCAGTACGGCTGGCGGACTAATGGCTTAATCCGTGTCGGTGACGAAATTCCCGACCACCAGCCCAATGCAGTCCCCGGCAACATTCGCTACGTCGACTTAAATGATGATGGCGTCCTTGACATCAACGACGTGGACTACATCGGCAACTACGACCCCAAGGGCACCTTTGGCCTGTCGAATAACCTGAGTTATGGCAATTTCGATGTTTCAATAAATATCTACGGCGCCTACGGCCAATTGACGGGTGATGCTTTCCAGAGTTTCGTCGAACCCTTTACGCTTACCCGTGCGGGCGCTCCAACTAATGTGGAAGTGAATACGCTGAACATCTTCACTTCCTTCAATCCGGAGGGTATCTATCCGGGCTTTGCGGTTGACGTCGCTGCAGCTAATAACCCTTCCGGAGCGAATGATTACCGGTTCGTGGAGAACAGCTATTTCGCCCGCTTAAAGGATATCAATATTGGATACCAGATCCCCACGCAGGGTATCAAGGCAATTCAATCTGCACGGGTATTCCTCAACTTCAACAACCTCGGTTTCCTGACTAACATCGAAGGGTACGACCCCGAGATGGAACGTAATAATAATCCTTACCCGACGGCGCTGACAACTGCGTTTGGTGTCAATCTCAGCTTCTAA